The following coding sequences are from one Polynucleobacter sp. JS-JIR-II-50 window:
- a CDS encoding NAD(P)/FAD-dependent oxidoreductase, which translates to MEQVDCVVVGAGVVGLAVAREMALQGRETILLERESSFGTISSARNSEVIHAGIYYPKDSLKAKLCVEGNRLLYEYCRSHQVATQPYGKLIVAADDDQINDLQAILYKAQKNDVPEIQMISGEEAKALEPNLKCVAAILSSTTGIVDSHGYMLSLLGGFEDAGGMVAYQSPLISAKPIGNHAEGGYELTIGSVDGADGMQIKTKLLINCAGISAPAIAQKIEGLKQDQIPKAYFAKGNYFSLSGKSPFKHLIYPIPEPGGLGVHLTLDMGGQAKFGPDVEWLDIDSEEQIDYKVNPKRGEGFYEAVRRYWPDLKDGSLQPDYSGVRAKIVPPNAPAGDFCFNTPKDHGLQGLFNLYGFESPGLTSSLAIAKHLEGQIKSSL; encoded by the coding sequence ATGGAGCAGGTTGATTGCGTCGTGGTGGGTGCCGGAGTTGTCGGATTGGCTGTCGCCCGCGAAATGGCGCTTCAGGGCCGTGAAACCATCTTGCTTGAGCGCGAGAGTTCTTTTGGAACCATTAGCAGCGCTCGCAATAGCGAGGTTATTCATGCTGGCATTTATTACCCAAAAGATTCTTTGAAGGCCAAACTTTGTGTAGAGGGTAATCGGCTACTCTATGAGTACTGCCGTAGTCACCAGGTGGCTACTCAACCCTATGGCAAGCTGATCGTTGCGGCTGATGATGATCAAATCAATGACTTGCAAGCGATCTTATATAAAGCACAAAAGAACGATGTTCCTGAAATTCAGATGATTTCAGGAGAAGAGGCAAAAGCATTGGAGCCAAATCTCAAATGTGTTGCCGCAATTCTCTCATCTACCACAGGTATTGTTGACAGCCACGGCTATATGCTCTCACTGCTCGGGGGCTTTGAGGATGCGGGTGGTATGGTCGCCTACCAATCACCTTTAATCAGCGCAAAGCCAATCGGAAATCATGCGGAGGGTGGTTATGAGTTAACCATCGGCAGTGTCGATGGCGCTGATGGTATGCAAATCAAAACTAAGCTTCTCATCAATTGCGCTGGTATAAGTGCACCAGCAATTGCGCAAAAGATTGAAGGCTTAAAGCAAGATCAAATACCCAAAGCCTACTTTGCTAAAGGCAATTATTTCTCGCTCTCTGGCAAATCGCCATTTAAGCATTTGATCTATCCCATTCCAGAGCCTGGTGGTTTGGGGGTACATCTCACTTTAGATATGGGTGGTCAGGCAAAGTTTGGGCCTGATGTGGAATGGCTCGACATCGATTCTGAAGAGCAAATTGATTACAAGGTCAATCCAAAGCGAGGAGAGGGCTTTTATGAAGCTGTCAGACGCTATTGGCCGGATTTGAAAGACGGTTCCCTTCAGCCCGATTATTCGGGGGTGAGGGCAAAGATCGTGCCGCCAAATGCTCCTGCAGGCGACTTTTGCTTCAACACCCCCAAGGATCATGGACTCCAAGGCCTCTTTAATCTATATGGCTTTGAGTCCCCTGGATTAACCTCCAGCCTTGCGATTGCCAAGCATTTAGAGGGGCAAATCAAAAGTTCTTTATAA
- the pgi gene encoding glucose-6-phosphate isomerase, whose translation MSLKPDSDNLNSTDSLPGVMPNGAHSAVDVVLDTAYQGMDAKSWASLFDIARKTNLSEFIADLFAGKHINQSEDRPALHSALRNLSKSPVILDGQDVMPAVIEVWRRIEALCNKWVGVTDVIHIGIGGSDFGPRLAIEALAHVPDIESRGMRMHFLANIDTAELARILDRALPHSTRVIIVSKSFTTLETTMNAKAVVAWLKASGCTNSQINKTLFAVTANVAAAKEFGVEEDHIFPFWDWVGGRYSVWSAVGLPIALQYGFKTFEEFLAGAHAMDLHFKNAPLEGNLPVIMALALLYQQEKHGIKAYAAIPYADALDWFPKWLQQLDMESNGKSIGKDGKPVKHSSPVVFGSAGSNAQHSYFQLFHQGPEIIPIDFIAVRKPMSDLPEAVAHHRILLSNCLAQAQALAHGKTDSNPNNVYPGKRPSSLLLLPELNAFYLGALLALYENRAATLGALWNINSFDQPGVEYGKVLAKPIEKALASGSDHVIADDSIDAITAARINFLNS comes from the coding sequence ATGTCTTTAAAGCCTGATTCTGACAACCTTAATTCCACTGATAGCCTCCCTGGCGTTATGCCCAATGGCGCTCATTCTGCCGTGGATGTGGTTCTGGATACTGCCTATCAAGGTATGGATGCAAAAAGCTGGGCCTCTCTATTTGATATCGCCCGCAAGACAAATCTTTCAGAATTTATTGCCGATCTATTTGCTGGCAAACATATTAATCAGAGCGAAGATCGCCCTGCACTTCATTCGGCACTCCGCAATCTCTCAAAATCTCCTGTCATCCTGGATGGTCAGGATGTCATGCCGGCAGTTATAGAAGTATGGCGCCGTATTGAAGCACTCTGCAATAAGTGGGTTGGCGTCACCGATGTCATTCATATTGGAATTGGTGGCTCAGACTTTGGGCCACGCTTAGCAATTGAAGCATTAGCACATGTGCCCGATATTGAAAGCCGCGGTATGCGCATGCATTTCTTGGCCAATATCGATACTGCTGAATTAGCCCGCATTCTGGATCGTGCACTTCCTCATAGCACCCGCGTCATTATTGTTTCCAAGTCATTCACCACCTTAGAAACCACCATGAACGCCAAGGCAGTCGTGGCTTGGCTGAAAGCTTCTGGCTGTACGAATAGCCAAATTAACAAAACCTTGTTTGCGGTTACCGCTAATGTGGCAGCAGCCAAAGAGTTTGGGGTTGAAGAAGATCACATCTTCCCATTTTGGGATTGGGTTGGCGGTCGTTACTCTGTTTGGTCTGCAGTCGGCCTGCCGATTGCCCTGCAATATGGCTTTAAGACCTTCGAAGAATTTTTAGCCGGCGCGCATGCGATGGATTTGCATTTTAAGAATGCGCCTCTAGAAGGCAATTTGCCGGTCATCATGGCTTTAGCCTTGCTATACCAACAAGAGAAGCACGGCATTAAAGCCTATGCTGCCATTCCGTATGCAGATGCTTTGGATTGGTTTCCAAAGTGGTTGCAGCAACTCGATATGGAAAGCAATGGCAAGAGTATTGGTAAAGATGGCAAACCGGTTAAACATTCTTCACCAGTGGTGTTTGGCAGCGCTGGCAGTAATGCGCAGCACTCCTATTTTCAACTCTTTCATCAAGGCCCTGAAATCATTCCGATTGATTTCATTGCGGTTCGTAAGCCCATGAGTGATCTTCCTGAGGCTGTTGCACATCATCGTATTCTGCTGTCCAACTGTTTAGCCCAGGCCCAGGCTCTAGCCCATGGCAAGACCGATAGCAATCCGAATAATGTTTACCCAGGTAAGCGCCCAAGCAGCTTATTGCTACTTCCTGAACTAAATGCCTTCTATTTAGGGGCTTTATTAGCCCTTTATGAGAACCGTGCCGCGACTCTAGGCGCCCTCTGGAATATCAATAGCTTTGATCAACCCGGCGTTGAATATGGCAAGGTTCTTGCTAAGCCAATTGAGAAAGCCCTTGCCAGCGGTTCCGACCATGTTATTGCGGACGATAGTATTGATGCGATTACTGCTGCTCGTATAAATTTCTTAAATTCTTAG
- a CDS encoding phosphomannomutase/phosphoglucomutase codes for MQLSPSIFKAYDIRGIIDETVDPSIAKLIGQAFGTEMRKLGETEVVIGRDGRLSGPSLIEALTEGLLSTGINVIDLGMVATPMVYFGANQELNGKKPKSGIMITGSHNPPNYNGFKMVLGGAAIYGDQIQALRKHIEAKQFASGQGARSTFDIFPMYLERIVSDVKLARPMKIVVDCGNGVGGAFAGKLFRALGCEVQELFCEVDGHFPNHHPDPAHIENLQDLIKNLQTTDNELGLAFDGDADRLGVVTKDGQVIFPDRQMMLFAKDVLSRNPGGQIIYDVKCTRNLATYVKQHGGEPLMWKTGHSLVKAKLKETGAPLAGEMSGHIFFKDRWFGFDDGLYTGARLLEILSKEKDPNQTLNDLPNAICTPELQLACAEGEPFELLETIKANAKFPTSESINTIDGVRVEYKDGFGLARPSNTTPVVVMRFEADSEEAIARIQAEFKAVLLAAKPEAKLPF; via the coding sequence ATGCAACTTTCTCCATCCATCTTCAAGGCTTATGACATTCGCGGCATCATTGATGAAACAGTGGATCCATCAATTGCTAAATTGATTGGCCAAGCATTTGGTACCGAGATGCGTAAACTTGGCGAAACAGAGGTCGTCATTGGTCGTGATGGGCGCCTATCTGGCCCAAGCTTGATTGAAGCCTTGACTGAAGGACTACTTTCAACCGGCATTAACGTCATTGACTTAGGTATGGTTGCTACACCTATGGTGTACTTTGGCGCCAACCAAGAGCTCAATGGCAAGAAGCCAAAATCCGGCATCATGATTACCGGTAGCCACAATCCCCCGAACTACAACGGCTTCAAGATGGTTCTAGGGGGTGCTGCAATTTATGGTGATCAGATTCAGGCATTACGTAAGCATATTGAAGCCAAGCAATTTGCTTCTGGTCAGGGCGCTAGAAGCACCTTTGATATTTTCCCAATGTACTTAGAGCGCATTGTGAGCGATGTGAAATTGGCACGTCCCATGAAGATTGTTGTTGATTGTGGCAATGGAGTTGGCGGCGCATTTGCAGGAAAACTGTTTAGAGCTTTAGGCTGTGAAGTGCAGGAACTCTTCTGTGAGGTAGACGGCCATTTTCCGAATCATCATCCAGACCCCGCTCATATTGAAAACTTGCAAGATCTCATCAAGAACCTACAGACTACCGATAATGAATTAGGCCTCGCGTTTGACGGTGACGCCGATCGTTTGGGCGTTGTCACAAAAGATGGTCAAGTGATTTTCCCAGACCGTCAAATGATGCTTTTTGCTAAGGATGTGCTCTCACGCAATCCAGGTGGCCAGATTATTTATGACGTCAAATGCACCCGCAACCTCGCAACTTATGTAAAGCAGCATGGCGGTGAGCCTTTAATGTGGAAAACAGGCCACTCTTTAGTGAAAGCCAAGCTCAAAGAAACTGGCGCACCTCTTGCTGGTGAAATGAGCGGCCATATCTTCTTTAAAGACCGTTGGTTTGGTTTTGATGATGGGCTCTATACGGGCGCACGTCTGCTAGAGATCCTCTCTAAAGAGAAGGATCCGAATCAAACACTCAATGATTTACCAAACGCCATTTGCACGCCTGAGTTACAACTTGCTTGCGCTGAAGGAGAGCCTTTTGAATTACTAGAAACCATAAAGGCTAATGCTAAGTTCCCCACCTCTGAGTCAATTAATACTATTGATGGAGTGCGAGTGGAATATAAAGATGGATTTGGCTTGGCCAGACCTTCAAATACCACACCGGTAGTAGTGATGCGTTTTGAAGCCGATAGTGAAGAAGCTATCGCGCGTATTCAGGCGGAGTTTAAGGCTGTGTTGTTGGCCGCTAAGCCGGAAGCTAAGTTACCTTTTTAG